Proteins encoded in a region of the Thermus thermamylovorans genome:
- the purB gene encoding adenylosuccinate lyase encodes MVPRYQTPEMAELWSEANRYRTWALVEAYALEAWEALGQVPRGLAARLLGRLEAKPLDEGFARRVAELEEVTRHDLVAFTRALVEWTGDEEVGRYLHLGLTSSDVVDTAQNALLVRALDLILAELKGVQEELKRLALRYRHTPAIARTHGVHAEPTGFGLRFLSFYAAFGRDEKRLRQAQEAIGVAMLSGSVGNYAHVPPEVEAHVARRLGLEPEPLSTQVVPRDRHGEVLAALALLGGNLERVAVELRHLQRTEVLEVQEPFREGQTGSSSMPHKKNPVGLENLTGMARLLRGYLAPALENIALWHERDISHSSVERVVLPDATTASHYALRRLKGILAGLVVFEENLKRNLGLTRGLIYSQGVLNALIRKGLPRDQAYALVQRNALRSWEEGRDLRELLEADPENPLKGEALKALFDPEPFLRHVDAIYARFGL; translated from the coding sequence ATGGTGCCCCGCTACCAGACCCCGGAGATGGCCGAGCTATGGTCGGAGGCGAACCGCTACCGCACCTGGGCCCTGGTGGAGGCCTACGCCCTTGAGGCCTGGGAGGCCCTGGGCCAGGTGCCCAGGGGCCTTGCGGCCAGGCTCCTAGGGCGGCTTGAGGCAAAGCCCCTGGACGAGGGCTTTGCCCGGAGGGTGGCGGAGCTGGAGGAGGTTACCCGCCACGACCTGGTGGCCTTTACCCGGGCCCTGGTGGAGTGGACCGGGGACGAGGAGGTGGGGCGGTACCTGCACCTGGGCCTCACCAGCTCGGACGTGGTGGACACCGCGCAAAACGCCCTTTTGGTGCGGGCCCTGGACCTCATCCTGGCGGAGCTTAAGGGGGTGCAGGAGGAGCTCAAGCGCCTGGCCCTCCGCTACAGGCACACCCCGGCCATCGCCCGCACCCACGGGGTCCACGCCGAGCCCACGGGCTTCGGCCTCCGTTTCCTCAGCTTCTACGCCGCCTTCGGGAGGGACGAAAAGAGGCTAAGGCAAGCCCAGGAGGCCATCGGGGTGGCCATGCTCTCGGGGTCGGTGGGGAACTACGCCCACGTGCCCCCGGAGGTGGAGGCCCACGTGGCGAGGAGGCTTGGCCTCGAGCCCGAACCCCTCTCCACCCAGGTGGTGCCCCGGGACCGGCACGGGGAGGTCCTGGCGGCCCTGGCCCTCCTCGGGGGGAACCTGGAGCGGGTGGCGGTGGAGCTGCGCCACCTCCAGCGCACCGAGGTGCTGGAGGTGCAGGAGCCCTTCCGCGAGGGCCAAACGGGAAGCTCCTCCATGCCCCACAAGAAAAACCCCGTGGGCCTGGAGAACCTCACGGGGATGGCCAGGCTTCTCCGGGGCTACCTAGCGCCGGCCCTGGAGAACATCGCCCTCTGGCACGAGCGGGACATCTCCCACTCCTCCGTGGAGCGGGTCGTCCTCCCCGACGCCACCACCGCCAGCCACTACGCCCTGAGGCGGCTCAAGGGCATCCTGGCGGGCCTGGTGGTCTTTGAGGAGAACCTCAAGCGCAACCTGGGCCTCACCCGGGGCCTCATCTACTCCCAGGGGGTGCTGAACGCCCTCATCCGGAAGGGCCTGCCCCGGGACCAGGCCTACGCCCTCGTCCAGCGGAACGCCTTAAGGAGCTGGGAAGAGGGCCGGGACTTGCGGGAGCTTCTGGAGGCCGACCCGGAAAACCCC